In a genomic window of bacterium:
- a CDS encoding DUF427 domain-containing protein, translating to MARAIWKDTVLAESDRCELVEGNHYFPPDAVRRDLLRPSATHTTCGWKGEASYYDVVVAGETNPDAAWYYPAPKAAAANIRDYVAFWRGVRVEP from the coding sequence ATGGCGCGCGCGATCTGGAAGGACACGGTGCTGGCCGAGAGCGACCGCTGCGAGCTGGTCGAGGGCAACCACTACTTCCCGCCGGACGCGGTCCGGCGCGATCTGCTGCGCCCGAGCGCGACGCACACCACCTGCGGCTGGAAGGGCGAGGCGAGCTACTACGACGTCGTGGTCGCCGGCGAGACGAACCCCGACGCCGCTTGGTACTATCCGGCGCCGAAGGCGGCGGCGGCGAACATCCGCGACTACGTCGCGTTCTGGCGCGGCGTGCGCGTCGAGCCCTGA
- a CDS encoding two pore domain potassium channel family protein: MPSHPHDDHETSRSRRALHAMRSQIQPGSFPLLLAAIGTLYVLNGLAASSELAEGLLLAAHVAVLVASIYALSARRETLAVAVMMGVVALAFELRVLGVGYVPHRLGEDVVSIAFLLWILVVVLREVVRPTTAERDAVLGALCGFLMILTIFTRVHALLEVLVPGSYQGVALGGVPARPGVVLSTFQYFSTVTLTTTGFGDIVPVSVPARLVTGLEAIVGQLYLAVVVASLVGRAVGRRGQ; encoded by the coding sequence ATGCCCAGCCACCCGCACGACGACCACGAGACGAGCCGCTCGCGCCGCGCCCTGCACGCGATGCGGTCGCAGATCCAGCCGGGGTCGTTCCCACTCCTGCTGGCCGCGATCGGCACGCTCTACGTCCTCAACGGCCTCGCCGCCTCCTCGGAGCTGGCCGAGGGGCTGCTGCTCGCCGCTCACGTCGCGGTGTTGGTCGCGAGCATCTACGCCCTCAGCGCGCGTCGCGAGACGCTGGCGGTGGCGGTCATGATGGGCGTCGTCGCGCTGGCGTTCGAGCTGCGCGTGCTGGGGGTGGGGTACGTGCCCCACCGCCTGGGAGAGGACGTCGTCTCGATCGCGTTCCTGCTCTGGATCCTCGTCGTGGTCCTGCGCGAGGTCGTGCGCCCGACGACGGCGGAGCGCGACGCGGTGCTGGGGGCGCTGTGCGGATTCCTCATGATCCTCACGATCTTCACGCGCGTGCACGCGCTGCTCGAGGTCCTCGTGCCGGGGTCGTATCAAGGCGTCGCGCTCGGCGGCGTCCCGGCGCGTCCGGGCGTCGTCCTGTCGACCTTCCAGTACTTCAGCACGGTGACGCTCACCACGACGGGCTTCGGCGACATCGTGCCGGTGAGCGTGCCGGCGCGGCTCGTGACCGGCCTCGAGGCCATCGTCGGGCAGCTCTATCTGGCGGTCGTGGTCGCGAGCCTGGTCGGACGCGCGGTGGGGCGGCGGGGCCAGTGA
- a CDS encoding flavodoxin family protein, with product MACVKRLLIVFHSQGGSTQALAEAALRGARREEGVETVLRRAFDAGLDDLVGAGAILVVTPENLGYMAGAIKDFFDRTFYPAQGRVDGTAYAVLVKAGNDGSNTAVQVARIARGYKWRQVAEPLIVRGDAGPADVAAAEDLGHALAAGLALGIY from the coding sequence CTGGCCTGCGTGAAGCGGCTCCTCATCGTGTTCCACTCGCAGGGCGGCAGCACGCAGGCGCTGGCCGAGGCCGCCCTCCGCGGCGCGCGCCGCGAGGAGGGCGTGGAGACGGTCCTGCGGCGCGCCTTCGACGCCGGCCTCGACGATCTCGTCGGCGCCGGCGCGATCCTCGTCGTGACCCCCGAGAACCTCGGCTACATGGCCGGGGCCATCAAGGACTTCTTCGACCGCACCTTCTACCCGGCCCAGGGACGGGTCGACGGCACGGCCTACGCCGTCCTCGTGAAGGCGGGCAACGACGGGAGCAACACCGCGGTGCAGGTCGCGCGCATCGCCCGCGGCTACAAGTGGCGCCAGGTCGCCGAGCCGCTCATCGTCCGCGGGGACGCCGGTCCGGCCGACGTGGCGGCGGCCGAGGACCTCGGCCACGCCCTCGCGGCGGGGCTGGCGCTCGGCATCTACTGA
- a CDS encoding peroxiredoxin, which translates to MGLLDLFGGGEPGIKPGDAAPEFALPDGAGATVRLSDFRGRKPVVLYFYPKDDTPGCTKEACAFRDQYEDFTAAGAEVIGVSSDDANAHTRFAEKYKLPFRLLTDRGGQVRKAYGVPATLGLLPGRVTFVIDRDGVVRHVFNSQLRATQHVPEALAALRRL; encoded by the coding sequence ATGGGACTCCTCGATTTGTTCGGCGGCGGCGAGCCGGGCATCAAGCCGGGCGACGCGGCGCCCGAGTTCGCGCTCCCCGACGGTGCGGGTGCGACGGTGCGGCTCTCCGACTTCCGCGGCCGCAAGCCCGTCGTCCTCTATTTCTATCCGAAGGACGACACCCCGGGCTGCACGAAGGAGGCGTGCGCCTTCCGCGACCAGTACGAGGACTTCACCGCCGCGGGCGCCGAGGTGATCGGCGTCAGCTCCGACGACGCCAACGCGCACACCCGCTTCGCGGAGAAGTACAAGCTGCCGTTCCGGCTGCTCACCGACCGCGGCGGCCAGGTGCGCAAGGCGTACGGCGTGCCCGCGACGCTCGGCCTGCTGCCCGGCCGCGTCACCTTCGTCATCGATCGCGACGGCGTCGTGCGCCACGTCTTCAACTCGCAGCTGCGCGCCACCCAGCACGTCCCGGAAGCGCTCGCCGCGCTGAGGCGCCTGTGA
- a CDS encoding fumarylacetoacetate hydrolase family protein → MKLATFSHDGRTRLGVAVGEELVDLAAAAPALPQEMCAFLAAGAPALDAARAAAERAGARLPLADVHLHAPVLRPPEFLAIGLNYADHIAEAGLERPKFPLFFNKQSSCVTGPYAPIHLPRVSSKLDFEAELAFVIGRRCRHVPVERAHEVIAGYTVADDVSVRDWQFKAPTWTLGKSFDTHGLLGPFLVTPDEVGDPHALEITTWVNEERRQHSNTREFIFTCFDMVATLSTVCTLEPGTVISTGTPAGVGGPQKRYLAAGDVVRIAIEKLGHIENRVIDEPADTAIW, encoded by the coding sequence GTGAAGCTCGCCACCTTCAGCCACGACGGGCGCACGCGTCTCGGCGTCGCCGTCGGCGAGGAGCTGGTCGACCTGGCGGCCGCCGCGCCCGCGCTGCCGCAGGAGATGTGCGCGTTCCTGGCGGCGGGGGCGCCGGCGCTCGACGCCGCCCGCGCCGCGGCCGAGCGCGCCGGCGCACGTCTGCCGCTCGCCGACGTCCACCTGCATGCGCCGGTGCTGCGCCCGCCGGAGTTCCTGGCGATCGGCCTCAACTACGCCGATCACATCGCCGAGGCGGGGCTCGAGCGTCCGAAGTTCCCGCTCTTCTTCAACAAGCAGTCGTCCTGCGTCACCGGCCCGTACGCTCCGATCCACCTGCCGCGGGTCTCGTCGAAGCTCGACTTCGAGGCCGAGCTGGCGTTCGTCATCGGCCGCCGCTGCCGGCACGTGCCGGTCGAGCGGGCGCACGAGGTGATCGCGGGCTACACCGTCGCCGACGACGTCAGCGTGCGCGACTGGCAGTTCAAGGCGCCGACGTGGACGCTCGGGAAGTCGTTCGACACCCACGGACTGCTCGGCCCGTTCCTGGTCACGCCCGACGAGGTCGGCGACCCGCACGCGCTCGAGATCACGACCTGGGTCAACGAGGAGCGCCGCCAGCACTCGAACACGCGCGAGTTCATCTTCACCTGCTTCGACATGGTGGCGACGCTCTCGACGGTCTGCACGCTCGAGCCCGGCACGGTGATCTCGACCGGCACGCCCGCGGGCGTGGGCGGGCCGCAGAAGCGTTATCTCGCGGCCGGCGACGTCGTGCGCATCGCCATCGAGAAGCTCGGTCACATCGAGAACCGCGTCATCGACGAGCCGGCCGACACCGCGATCTGGTAG
- a CDS encoding HAMP domain-containing histidine kinase has product MRLAVKVFFAASVAVLLLGGVATWCLTVVNRLVIANQAIATRTVPAMRLESRLEEGVQSLIRAQRRAAVLDDPGYTTLRDRRLADVEAEIDRLGPFLLTERERRLLRKSDRGVARFREALAAQASAEVGPPPARADPAVDAAAAWAVLRPLLAVERTLHELSVATFAAADRWRRRTARLESRTWTTIAVALPASLLVALLSAAILALRMGAALRRIARASDEVAAGTFTGRLGVRSRDEIGDLARAFEQMATRLGDLDRLKQELFAHISHELRTPLTAVREAVQLLRERVPGPLTPRQERLVDIVGAATERMLRLVNRILDLSRLRAGLAPFDRRAVDVGRLVERAAGELQPQADAAGVRVLARSDADLVLYGDPERLLEVVTNLLANAVKATSEGGLVEVLARVAGQGSVEIAVRDTGVGIDAEALPRIFDPYVQAPGAQGGTGLGLAIAKSVVEAHGGAITAASAPGAGSCFTVRLPRDGRPA; this is encoded by the coding sequence ATGCGGCTCGCCGTCAAGGTCTTCTTCGCCGCGTCGGTCGCGGTCCTGCTGCTCGGCGGCGTGGCGACCTGGTGCCTCACCGTCGTGAATCGGCTGGTGATCGCGAACCAGGCCATCGCCACCCGCACGGTGCCGGCGATGCGGCTCGAGTCGCGGCTCGAGGAGGGCGTGCAGAGCCTGATCCGCGCGCAGCGGCGCGCCGCCGTCCTCGACGATCCCGGATACACGACCCTGCGCGATCGCCGGCTGGCCGACGTCGAGGCCGAGATCGATCGGCTCGGGCCCTTCCTGCTGACGGAGCGGGAGCGGCGTCTCCTGCGCAAGTCCGATCGCGGCGTGGCCCGGTTCCGCGAGGCGCTCGCCGCGCAGGCGTCGGCGGAGGTGGGACCGCCGCCCGCGCGGGCGGACCCGGCCGTCGACGCCGCGGCCGCGTGGGCCGTCCTGCGCCCGCTCCTCGCCGTCGAGCGCACCCTGCACGAGCTCTCCGTCGCGACCTTCGCCGCGGCCGACCGCTGGCGGCGGCGCACCGCCCGGCTCGAGAGCCGTACCTGGACGACGATCGCCGTCGCGCTCCCCGCGAGCCTCCTCGTGGCACTGCTCAGCGCGGCCATCCTCGCGCTGCGAATGGGCGCGGCCCTGCGCCGGATCGCGCGCGCCAGCGACGAGGTGGCGGCGGGGACGTTCACCGGCCGACTGGGCGTGCGCTCGCGCGACGAGATCGGCGACCTCGCCCGTGCCTTCGAGCAGATGGCGACGCGGCTCGGTGACCTCGACCGGCTGAAGCAGGAGCTGTTCGCGCACATCTCGCACGAGCTGCGCACCCCGCTCACCGCCGTGCGCGAGGCGGTGCAGCTCCTGCGCGAGCGTGTGCCCGGGCCGCTGACGCCGCGCCAGGAGCGTCTCGTCGACATCGTCGGGGCCGCCACCGAGCGCATGCTGCGGCTCGTGAACCGTATCCTCGACCTCTCGCGCCTGCGCGCGGGCCTCGCACCGTTCGATCGGCGTGCGGTCGACGTCGGGCGTCTCGTCGAGCGTGCGGCCGGGGAGCTCCAGCCGCAAGCGGACGCCGCGGGTGTGCGGGTCCTCGCGCGCAGCGACGCGGACCTCGTGCTATACGGCGATCCGGAACGATTGCTGGAGGTGGTGACGAACCTGCTCGCCAATGCCGTCAAGGCGACGTCCGAGGGCGGCCTCGTCGAGGTGCTCGCGCGCGTCGCCGGGCAGGGCAGCGTCGAGATCGCGGTGCGCGACACCGGGGTCGGGATCGACGCCGAGGCGCTGCCGCGCATCTTCGATCCCTACGTGCAGGCGCCCGGCGCGCAGGGCGGGACGGGCCTCGGGCTGGCGATCGCGAAGAGCGTGGTCGAGGCGCACGGCGGCGCGATCACGGCGGCGTCGGCGCCGGGCGCCGGCAGCTGCTTCACGGTCCGCCTGCCGCGCGACGGGAGGCCGGCGTGA
- a CDS encoding response regulator: MSARRVLVVDDDPHILEVLGMRLESMGLDVTAVGDPAAAVPLLAAAPFDLALFDLRMDPIDGLALMREAHGRQPGLPVLIMTAHATIDGAVHAVKEGAFDYLTKPFVTDELRRKVAHALRQRRWARDRSLLRRLGESLASANRPETVLEVVVQATREATETSRACVFLDAGGTPSLHASAGAAPVADADLYAAAEAVQAGREPAPEAAHAGVVAVPLVVDGKRRGALVVVRPAGVAMTGDDHDVLGVFAAQAAVAMKSADELARARSGALTALGRVATQVAHEINNPLGGIKLFLALLGKRLGAAADEPGLDLVRKAERAIDRLARLVVDITAFGRSAAVQREPTLPSELVHDCLALAHDRVTERQVNVVLALDDGAERFPLDPRDVQRALLNLVLNALDAMQPGGTLTLRSARCADGALMLLVEDTGHGFEPETQARAFDLFFTTKSEGTGLGMSIVRSVAERHGGRVEIDSAPGRGTRVTLVLAPG; this comes from the coding sequence ATGAGCGCGCGGCGCGTCCTCGTGGTCGACGACGATCCGCATATCCTCGAGGTGCTGGGGATGCGCCTCGAATCGATGGGCCTCGACGTCACCGCGGTCGGCGATCCCGCGGCGGCGGTGCCGCTCCTCGCTGCGGCGCCGTTCGACCTCGCGCTCTTCGACCTCCGCATGGATCCGATCGACGGCCTCGCCCTGATGCGCGAGGCGCACGGGCGCCAGCCGGGCCTGCCCGTCCTCATCATGACCGCGCACGCCACGATCGACGGCGCCGTACACGCGGTGAAGGAGGGGGCGTTCGACTACCTGACGAAGCCGTTCGTCACCGACGAGCTGCGGCGCAAGGTCGCGCACGCGCTCCGGCAGCGTCGCTGGGCCCGGGATCGCTCGCTCTTGCGCCGGCTCGGCGAGTCGCTGGCCTCGGCGAACCGTCCCGAGACCGTGCTGGAGGTGGTGGTCCAGGCGACGCGCGAGGCGACGGAGACGTCGCGGGCCTGCGTGTTCCTCGATGCCGGCGGCACGCCGAGCCTGCACGCGAGCGCGGGCGCGGCGCCGGTCGCGGACGCGGATCTGTACGCCGCCGCCGAGGCCGTGCAGGCCGGACGCGAGCCCGCCCCCGAGGCGGCGCACGCCGGCGTGGTCGCGGTCCCGCTGGTCGTCGACGGCAAGCGGCGAGGCGCGCTCGTGGTCGTGCGTCCGGCCGGGGTCGCGATGACGGGGGACGACCACGACGTGCTCGGGGTGTTCGCCGCCCAGGCCGCGGTGGCGATGAAGAGCGCCGACGAGCTGGCGCGCGCACGCAGCGGCGCCCTCACCGCGCTCGGCCGCGTGGCGACCCAGGTCGCGCACGAGATCAACAACCCGCTCGGCGGGATCAAGCTGTTCCTGGCCCTGCTCGGCAAGCGGCTCGGCGCCGCCGCCGACGAGCCGGGCCTCGATCTCGTCCGCAAGGCCGAGCGCGCCATCGACCGCCTGGCGCGCCTCGTGGTCGACATCACCGCCTTCGGTCGCTCGGCCGCCGTGCAGCGCGAGCCCACCCTCCCGAGCGAGCTCGTGCACGACTGCCTCGCCCTGGCGCACGACCGCGTGACGGAGCGCCAGGTGAACGTCGTCCTGGCGCTCGACGATGGGGCGGAGCGTTTCCCGCTCGACCCGCGCGACGTCCAGCGCGCACTGCTGAACCTCGTCCTCAACGCCCTCGACGCGATGCAGCCCGGCGGCACGCTCACGCTGCGCAGTGCGCGCTGCGCCGACGGCGCCCTGATGCTGCTGGTCGAGGACACCGGCCACGGCTTCGAGCCCGAGACCCAGGCACGCGCCTTCGACCTCTTCTTCACGACGAAGAGCGAAGGTACCGGCCTCGGCATGTCCATCGTGCGCTCGGTCGCCGAGCGGCACGGCGGGCGCGTGGAGATCGACAGCGCCCCGGGGCGAGGGACGCGCGTGACGCTCGTCCTCGCCCCGGGCTGA
- a CDS encoding superoxide dismutase, whose translation MTFDLPPLPWNPDALEPHISATTIKLHHGKHHRGYLTKLEKAIGQTPKARQDLETIVRTSSNGVFNNAAQAWNHAFYWKSLQPNAPAEPPRGELRAAIETGFGTVESFRTKLREAAIGHFGSGWAWLVADRGGRLSVSTTHDADTPIAHDQIPLLTIDVWEHAYYLDYQNERDRYVQAAIDHLLNWDFAAENLRGATTAERQTAQSR comes from the coding sequence ATGACGTTCGATCTTCCCCCGCTCCCCTGGAACCCCGACGCCCTCGAGCCGCACATCTCGGCCACCACCATCAAGCTCCACCACGGCAAGCATCATCGCGGCTACCTCACCAAGCTCGAGAAGGCGATCGGACAGACGCCCAAGGCGCGTCAGGACCTCGAGACGATCGTTCGCACCAGCTCGAACGGCGTCTTCAACAACGCGGCCCAGGCGTGGAACCACGCGTTCTACTGGAAGAGCCTCCAGCCGAACGCGCCGGCCGAGCCGCCGCGCGGCGAGCTGCGCGCGGCCATCGAGACCGGCTTCGGCACGGTCGAGAGCTTCCGCACGAAGCTGCGCGAGGCGGCCATCGGCCACTTCGGCTCCGGTTGGGCCTGGCTCGTGGCCGACCGCGGCGGACGCCTCTCCGTCAGCACCACGCACGACGCCGACACGCCGATCGCGCACGACCAGATCCCGCTCCTCACCATCGACGTGTGGGAGCACGCCTACTACCTCGACTACCAGAACGAGCGCGACCGCTACGTGCAGGCGGCCATCGACCACCTGCTCAACTGGGACTTCGCCGCCGAGAACCTGCGCGGCGCGACCACCGCCGAGCGCCAGACGGCGCAGAGCCGCTAG